The following proteins are co-located in the Haliovirga abyssi genome:
- a CDS encoding LacI family DNA-binding transcriptional regulator produces MITIKDIAKVAGVSHSTVSRSLNDSNQISEKTKNKIKKIAEEMGFEFNLNARSLNTQKTNTLGIIVPEFFGDIRIEVFFGKMLGYLLREIEKEGYTSRIEYAKNSLDKKSNIQKMIQSRRIDGLIIIHENILEDEFEFLSEKDFPVIFLHHKPELFFDKNINYIGTDNYKGGYMATEYLINKGHEKIATLTWDCLGIEQAERTNGYIAALNSNGIKVNEKIIFKTDLSFEENYNIIEKNIDIFKEVTAVFAQTDLSALAVIEALKNNGISVPKDVSVIGYDDIEFGKFFKPYLTTIHQPIEEIVKESVKTLIDIIMTKKNKSIKKVFEPYLVERDTVIEI; encoded by the coding sequence TTGATTACAATAAAAGATATAGCTAAAGTAGCAGGAGTTAGTCACTCTACAGTATCTAGAAGTTTGAATGACAGTAATCAAATATCTGAAAAAACTAAAAATAAAATAAAAAAAATAGCAGAAGAGATGGGATTTGAATTTAATTTAAACGCGAGAAGTTTAAATACACAAAAAACTAACACATTAGGAATAATAGTACCTGAATTTTTTGGAGATATAAGAATTGAAGTTTTCTTTGGTAAAATGTTAGGATATTTATTAAGAGAGATTGAAAAAGAAGGTTATACAAGTAGAATAGAATATGCAAAAAATAGTTTAGATAAAAAAAGTAATATTCAAAAAATGATTCAAAGCAGAAGAATTGATGGATTAATAATTATACATGAAAATATATTAGAAGATGAATTTGAATTTTTGTCTGAAAAAGATTTTCCAGTTATTTTTTTACATCATAAGCCAGAACTTTTTTTTGATAAAAATATAAATTATATTGGTACTGATAATTATAAAGGTGGTTATATGGCTACGGAATATTTAATAAACAAAGGACATGAAAAAATTGCAACTTTAACTTGGGATTGTTTAGGGATAGAACAAGCAGAAAGAACTAATGGGTATATAGCAGCACTTAATTCTAATGGAATAAAAGTTAATGAAAAAATTATATTTAAAACAGATTTATCATTTGAAGAAAATTATAATATAATAGAAAAAAATATAGATATATTTAAAGAAGTTACTGCTGTATTTGCACAAACTGATTTATCAGCTTTGGCTGTTATAGAAGCTTTAAAAAATAATGGGATTTCTGTTCCAAAAGATGTATCTGTAATAGGTTATGATGATATTGAATTTGGTAAATTTTTTAAACCATATTTAACGACTATTCATCAACCAATAGAGGAGATTGTGAAAGAGAGTGTAAAAACATTAATAGATATAATAATGACTAAAAAAAATAAAAGTATAAAAAAAGTATTTGAACCATATTTAGTAGAAAGAGATACTGTAATTGAGATCTAA
- a CDS encoding TolC family protein: MKKINIIFSIFFVMFNLSYSVEYSLNDIIEEFLSKGDITNIEKLNLDTLERKKKSIEKEKNSKIKLSLKNGNELLYNKELNIWRKDKRFLHGNLSLESSYRDFYIKFDDQYSNGNIDISGDTIYTNRYKNEISEISIGYNKNINDIFYSEYKYNKNNIKYEKIDIKLKKTKEKFEKIKELIQLYVEIKSKEEEKSLYFKMFRENKEMLKIVKGEYEVGKKREVDVEIINLELENIKNRIDILGEKVNVSKEKLLSYINKNGNKIRLLPLEKIDIGEIEVEHIEKEDIINRKNMLKEELKLLNRKNQVDINIYSEYDLKKNNYKLGINFTGEAFGYNYKIDENRNKNLEFEKLLKIKEKELIIKKTEEEKNYINLKKALRLSQKDVGIKFKINNLNKKLFIKGYAGASDYIKSKTNYIKAEVENKKNEYKLSKFMYEQYWIKKVNIMNEK, from the coding sequence TTGAAAAAGATAAATATTATATTTAGCATATTTTTTGTTATGTTTAATTTGTCATATAGTGTAGAATATAGTTTAAATGACATTATAGAAGAATTTTTGTCAAAAGGAGACATAACAAATATAGAAAAATTAAATTTAGATACATTAGAAAGGAAAAAGAAAAGTATAGAAAAAGAGAAAAATTCAAAAATTAAATTGTCATTAAAAAATGGGAATGAACTTTTATATAACAAAGAATTAAATATTTGGCGAAAAGATAAGAGGTTTTTACATGGAAATCTAAGTTTAGAAAGTAGTTATAGAGACTTTTATATAAAATTTGATGATCAGTATAGTAATGGAAATATAGATATATCAGGAGATACAATTTATACAAATAGATATAAAAATGAGATTTCTGAAATAAGTATAGGATATAATAAAAATATAAATGATATATTTTATAGCGAATATAAATATAACAAAAATAATATAAAGTATGAAAAAATAGATATAAAATTAAAAAAAACAAAAGAGAAATTCGAAAAAATAAAAGAATTAATACAACTTTATGTAGAGATAAAATCAAAGGAAGAGGAAAAAAGTTTATACTTCAAAATGTTTAGAGAAAATAAAGAGATGTTAAAAATAGTAAAAGGAGAGTATGAAGTAGGAAAAAAAAGAGAAGTAGATGTGGAAATAATAAATTTAGAATTGGAAAATATAAAAAACAGAATTGATATTTTAGGCGAAAAGGTAAATGTTTCTAAAGAAAAGTTATTATCATATATAAATAAAAATGGAAATAAAATAAGATTACTTCCATTAGAAAAAATAGATATAGGAGAAATTGAAGTAGAACACATAGAAAAAGAGGATATAATAAATAGGAAAAATATGTTAAAAGAGGAATTAAAATTACTAAATAGAAAAAATCAAGTTGATATAAATATATATTCAGAATATGATTTGAAAAAAAATAATTATAAATTAGGAATAAATTTTACTGGAGAGGCTTTTGGATATAATTATAAAATTGATGAAAATAGAAATAAAAATCTAGAGTTTGAAAAATTATTAAAAATAAAAGAGAAAGAGTTAATAATAAAAAAAACAGAAGAGGAAAAAAATTATATAAATTTAAAAAAAGCATTAAGGCTATCACAAAAAGATGTAGGAATAAAATTTAAAATAAATAATTTAAATAAAAAACTATTTATAAAAGGGTATGCGGGAGCATCAGATTATATAAAGTCAAAAACAAATTATATAAAAGCAGAAGTAGAGAACAAAAAGAATGAATATAAATTATCAAAATTTATGTATGAACAATATTGGATAAAGAAAGTAAATATTATGAATGAAAAATAA
- a CDS encoding SemiSWEET transporter, whose translation MTIVTVLGFTAATLTSLSFFPQAIKVIKTRDTKSISLIMYSMFTLGVFLWLLYGFFSNSMPVLIANIVTLIPATVVLILKIKEGNKN comes from the coding sequence ATGACAATAGTAACAGTATTAGGATTTACAGCGGCAACATTAACATCATTATCATTTTTTCCACAGGCGATAAAAGTTATTAAAACAAGAGATACTAAAAGTATATCTTTAATTATGTATAGTATGTTTACACTTGGAGTATTTTTATGGTTGTTGTATGGTTTTTTTTCTAATAGTATGCCAGTTTTAATAGCAAATATTGTAACTTTAATACCTGCAACTGTTGTATTAATATTAAAAATAAAAGAAGGTAATAAAAATTAG
- a CDS encoding HlyD family type I secretion periplasmic adaptor subunit, whose translation MLRNKKEKNAKYEFLSSALEIVESPPSPLGSLIIWIILLLLISVITWSYVSKTDEVATAMGKIVPGGKLKVIQSLEEGKIVDILVEEGAEVKEGQLLVKLNLKTKAANLEALNKSLLMVKLEMDILRKKQVRDIFKNNKDIEKVLSKSEINSQRNYYEAKEKEYLSKRDGLKTLIKQKDGEILVTKANLEKLLEKYRALKEKEENLKYLYEVGSIPRIDWINKKDEVLITEKDLKKEHATIDVIKSQLTETKDNLVNLDKSWDKGVKEKILELDKKKIELEANYIRAKESYKNRNLYSPVDGIINEIGVTTIGEVVTSAKPIITIVPKNTPLLAEVKILNKDIGFIKKGQGVDIKLDTFPFQKYGSIKGNIIYISSDIIEDKKLGAIYKAKIKLQKTTINVNGKAIKLLPGMNLSADIKIGKRRVIEFFLSPLMKVPESLKLR comes from the coding sequence ATGTTAAGGAACAAAAAAGAAAAAAATGCAAAATATGAATTTTTATCATCAGCACTAGAGATAGTAGAAAGTCCTCCTTCGCCACTTGGGAGTTTAATAATATGGATAATATTATTATTATTAATAAGTGTAATAACATGGTCATATGTAAGCAAAACAGATGAAGTAGCAACGGCAATGGGGAAAATAGTACCAGGTGGGAAATTAAAAGTAATTCAATCTTTAGAAGAAGGAAAGATAGTAGATATATTAGTAGAAGAAGGAGCAGAAGTCAAAGAAGGACAGTTATTAGTAAAATTAAATTTAAAAACAAAAGCAGCAAATTTAGAAGCATTAAACAAGTCACTATTAATGGTAAAATTAGAAATGGATATATTAAGGAAAAAACAGGTAAGAGACATATTTAAAAATAACAAAGATATAGAAAAAGTATTGTCAAAAAGTGAGATAAATTCACAAAGAAATTATTATGAAGCAAAAGAAAAAGAATATCTGTCTAAAAGAGATGGGCTAAAGACATTAATAAAACAAAAAGATGGAGAGATATTAGTAACTAAAGCAAATTTAGAAAAATTATTGGAAAAATATAGAGCATTAAAGGAAAAAGAGGAAAATTTGAAATATCTATATGAAGTAGGAAGTATTCCAAGAATAGATTGGATAAATAAAAAAGATGAAGTATTAATAACAGAAAAAGATTTAAAAAAAGAACATGCAACAATAGATGTAATAAAAAGCCAATTAACAGAAACGAAAGATAATTTAGTAAATTTAGATAAAAGTTGGGATAAAGGAGTAAAAGAGAAAATATTAGAATTGGATAAAAAGAAAATAGAATTAGAAGCAAATTATATAAGAGCAAAAGAGAGCTATAAAAATAGGAATTTATATTCTCCGGTAGATGGGATAATAAACGAGATAGGAGTAACAACAATAGGTGAAGTAGTGACTTCTGCAAAACCAATAATAACAATAGTTCCTAAAAATACACCATTGTTAGCAGAGGTAAAAATATTAAATAAAGATATAGGATTTATAAAAAAAGGACAAGGAGTAGATATAAAATTAGATACATTTCCATTTCAGAAATATGGATCAATAAAAGGTAATATAATATATATAAGCTCAGATATAATAGAAGATAAAAAATTAGGGGCAATATATAAAGCAAAAATAAAATTACAAAAGACAACAATAAATGTAAATGGAAAAGCAATAAAGTTACTACCTGGAATGAATTTATCAGCAGATATAAAAATAGGGAAAAGAAGAGTAATAGAGTTTTTCTTATCACCATTAATGAAAGTACCAGAAAGCTTAAAATTAAGATAA
- a CDS encoding FAD-dependent oxidoreductase produces MDLNLNLDGFDIENNGNTKNLDENKIYELLIIGGGPSAMTAAVYAMRKGIDTGIITYKFGGQILETEAIENYMGFMYIKGEDLVNKFKNQIDQFPIGYKSGFEVTKTKLKKDIKEIYVSDGTKYKAKTVIIAAGSKWRKLNIPGESEFSGKGIAYCTTCDAPFYKNKKVAVIGGGNAGIEAAIDLASIAKEVTLIEYLPKLNGDKILIDKLNNFSNVKIMTNHQILEAIGNKKLEKAKFKNRETNKIFDIELDGIFVEIGLIPNSQIFKDEIKLNSKNEISIDCSCKTSLPGVFASGDITSVPYNQVIIAAGEGAKAALSVYSYLINK; encoded by the coding sequence ATGGATTTAAATCTAAATTTAGATGGATTTGATATTGAAAATAACGGTAATACAAAAAATTTAGATGAGAATAAAATTTATGAACTTCTAATTATTGGGGGTGGTCCTTCTGCAATGACCGCTGCTGTATATGCTATGAGAAAAGGGATCGATACTGGAATTATCACCTATAAATTTGGTGGACAAATATTAGAAACAGAAGCTATTGAAAACTATATGGGGTTTATGTATATCAAAGGAGAAGACCTTGTTAATAAATTTAAAAATCAAATAGATCAATTCCCTATTGGATACAAATCAGGTTTTGAAGTAACAAAAACAAAATTAAAAAAAGATATAAAAGAAATTTATGTCTCTGATGGTACTAAATACAAAGCTAAAACTGTAATAATTGCTGCTGGCAGCAAATGGAGAAAATTAAATATTCCTGGTGAATCTGAATTTTCTGGAAAAGGAATTGCTTATTGTACAACATGTGATGCTCCTTTTTATAAAAATAAAAAGGTTGCTGTAATAGGTGGAGGAAATGCTGGAATAGAAGCAGCAATAGATTTAGCTAGCATTGCAAAAGAGGTTACTTTAATAGAATATCTTCCAAAATTAAATGGAGATAAAATATTAATAGATAAATTAAATAATTTTTCTAATGTAAAAATTATGACTAACCATCAAATATTAGAAGCTATTGGAAATAAAAAACTTGAAAAAGCTAAATTTAAAAATAGAGAAACTAATAAAATATTTGATATAGAATTAGATGGTATTTTTGTAGAAATAGGATTAATTCCTAATTCTCAAATATTTAAAGACGAAATAAAATTAAATTCAAAAAATGAAATATCTATAGACTGTTCCTGTAAAACTAGTTTACCAGGAGTATTTGCTTCTGGAGACATTACTTCTGTTCCATATAATCAGGTAATCATAGCAGCAGGAGAAGGTGCAAAAGCTGCATTATCTGTATATAGTTATTTGATAAATAAATAA
- the pdo gene encoding protein disulfide oxidoreductase codes for MKIFDEKTLIQLKEAFDNKLKNEVKILFFKSSETDKYIEETEAFLNELKSTTDKIKLEIYENEENNEKIEKFSIKLYPAIVLTNEDESITGIKYYGIPAGHEINSFVLDLISISGNEKALSAQILDRINKINKKVNIKIFISLSCPHCPGAVVNAHRLALENRNIDAEMIESSRFNELANKFGVSAVPHILFNETEKLLGDQPLDKFLDIIENL; via the coding sequence ATGAAAATCTTTGATGAAAAAACATTAATACAACTAAAAGAAGCATTTGATAATAAATTAAAAAATGAGGTTAAAATATTATTTTTTAAGTCTAGTGAAACTGATAAATATATAGAAGAGACAGAAGCTTTTTTAAATGAGTTAAAAAGCACAACTGATAAAATTAAATTGGAAATTTATGAAAATGAGGAAAATAATGAAAAAATAGAAAAGTTTAGTATTAAATTATACCCTGCAATAGTTTTAACCAACGAAGATGAATCTATCACAGGAATTAAATATTATGGAATCCCTGCAGGACATGAAATAAATTCTTTTGTTTTAGATTTAATTAGTATTTCAGGAAATGAAAAGGCTTTATCTGCTCAAATTTTAGACAGAATAAATAAAATTAATAAAAAAGTAAATATAAAAATATTCATTTCATTATCTTGTCCTCATTGTCCTGGAGCAGTTGTAAATGCACACAGACTTGCATTAGAAAACAGAAATATAGATGCTGAAATGATAGAAAGCTCTAGATTTAATGAATTAGCTAATAAATTTGGAGTATCTGCAGTACCTCATATTTTATTTAACGAAACAGAAAAATTATTAGGCGATCAACCTTTAGATAAATTTTTAGATATTATAGAAAATTTATAA
- a CDS encoding type I secretion system permease/ATPase has protein sequence MNEEKEKKDTGLLSLMMMAKYHNLNTNPEQLKHAFAISKDGMQVLDILKAAKGIGLKAKLYKMSYKQIRDIKLPAILHLKDGKFVIAGKFEKDNILILNPEEGTPKMLSKEELENIWNGEIILLKPKGFKIKEEVFNIKWFIPTVWKYRKSLSEVLTASLSIQIIGLATPIVMQVIIDKVLNHKLLSALDVFIIGLFIVTIFETILKIAKNYVFTHTTNKIDVILGARLYSHLLKLPLRYFEVRRIGNTVARVREVENIRQFLTGAPLSSILDVMFIFVYFIVMFFYSSTLSWVILGSFPFFIVLSIVVTPIFKSRLDEKFKTGAEVQSYLVESVSGVNTIKSFALEPEFQKRWENVSAEYTKSGFKVSLLSGVAGALGQFIQKSTDLLVLWLGAKLVIENKITIGQLIAFRMLSSRVSGPVLRLVQMWQEFQQIGISINKLGDIFNTKPEPSIDPSKMMLPKLKGDIKFEGVRFRYRADAPEVIRDVKFEIPAGKTIGIVGRSGSGKSTLAKLVQRLYIPEAGKITVDGIDISLADPAWLRRQIGVVLQESFLFNGTIRENIAINKPTASMEEIINVARIAGAHEFIVDLPEAYDTQVGEKGSALSGGQKQRIAIARSLITNPKILIFDEATSALDYESESAIQKNLSKICDGRTVLIIAHRLSTLKDADLIMVMDRGELIEYGSPKELLSKQGLYYYLYSQQLK, from the coding sequence ATGAATGAAGAGAAAGAAAAAAAAGACACTGGCTTATTAAGCTTAATGATGATGGCAAAATATCATAATTTAAATACAAATCCAGAACAATTAAAACACGCATTTGCAATATCAAAAGATGGAATGCAGGTGCTTGATATATTAAAAGCTGCAAAAGGGATAGGATTAAAAGCAAAATTATATAAAATGAGTTATAAACAAATAAGAGATATAAAATTACCTGCAATATTACATTTAAAAGATGGAAAATTTGTAATAGCAGGGAAATTTGAAAAAGATAATATATTAATTTTAAATCCAGAAGAGGGAACACCCAAAATGTTATCTAAAGAGGAGTTAGAAAACATTTGGAATGGCGAGATAATATTATTAAAGCCAAAAGGATTTAAAATAAAAGAAGAAGTATTTAATATAAAATGGTTTATTCCAACAGTATGGAAATATAGAAAATCATTAAGTGAAGTATTAACCGCTTCACTTTCAATACAGATAATAGGATTAGCAACTCCGATAGTTATGCAGGTAATAATAGATAAAGTTTTAAATCATAAACTATTAAGTGCATTAGATGTATTTATAATAGGCTTATTTATAGTAACAATTTTTGAAACTATATTAAAAATAGCTAAAAATTATGTATTTACTCATACTACTAATAAAATAGATGTAATATTAGGAGCTAGATTATATTCTCATTTGTTAAAATTACCATTAAGATATTTTGAAGTAAGAAGAATAGGAAATACAGTAGCTAGAGTAAGAGAAGTAGAAAATATAAGGCAATTTTTAACAGGAGCTCCATTGTCTTCTATATTAGATGTGATGTTTATATTTGTATATTTTATAGTAATGTTTTTTTATAGTTCAACATTAAGCTGGGTAATATTAGGTAGTTTTCCATTTTTTATAGTACTATCAATAGTAGTAACTCCAATATTTAAAAGTAGATTAGACGAAAAATTTAAAACAGGAGCAGAAGTACAATCATATTTAGTAGAATCAGTATCTGGAGTAAATACAATAAAATCATTTGCATTAGAACCAGAATTTCAAAAAAGATGGGAAAACGTGTCTGCAGAATATACAAAATCAGGATTTAAGGTATCCTTATTAAGTGGAGTAGCAGGGGCATTAGGACAGTTTATTCAAAAGAGTACAGATCTATTAGTATTGTGGTTAGGTGCAAAGTTAGTAATAGAAAACAAAATAACAATAGGGCAATTAATAGCATTTAGAATGTTATCAAGCAGAGTAAGTGGACCTGTATTGAGATTAGTACAAATGTGGCAGGAATTTCAACAAATAGGAATATCAATAAATAAATTAGGAGATATATTTAATACAAAGCCAGAACCAAGTATAGACCCTTCAAAGATGATGCTACCTAAATTAAAAGGAGATATAAAATTTGAAGGAGTGAGATTTCGTTATAGAGCAGATGCACCAGAGGTAATAAGAGATGTAAAATTTGAAATCCCAGCAGGGAAAACAATAGGAATAGTAGGAAGAAGTGGTTCTGGAAAAAGTACGTTAGCAAAATTAGTACAGAGATTATACATACCAGAAGCAGGAAAAATAACAGTAGATGGAATAGATATTTCATTAGCAGATCCTGCATGGTTAAGACGACAAATAGGAGTGGTTCTGCAAGAAAGCTTCTTATTTAATGGGACAATTAGAGAAAATATAGCAATAAATAAGCCAACAGCAAGTATGGAAGAGATAATAAATGTAGCAAGAATAGCAGGAGCACATGAATTTATAGTAGATTTACCAGAAGCATATGATACACAAGTAGGAGAAAAAGGTTCTGCATTATCAGGAGGTCAAAAACAAAGAATTGCAATAGCAAGATCATTAATAACAAACCCAAAAATATTAATATTTGATGAGGCAACATCAGCTCTTGATTATGAATCTGAAAGTGCAATTCAAAAAAACTTATCTAAAATATGTGATGGAAGAACAGTACTAATAATAGCACATAGATTATCAACTTTAAAAGATGCAGATTTAATAATGGTAATGGATAGGGGAGAATTAATAGAATATGGATCACCAAAAGAGTTATTAAGCAAACAGGGGTTATATTATTATTTATATAGTCAACAATTAAAATAA
- a CDS encoding glycoside hydrolase family 13 protein, giving the protein MKEKWWKEGVVYQIYPRSFKDSNGDGIGDLRGIIEKIDYIENLGVDIIWLNPVYKSPNDDNGYDISDYYNIMDEFGTMADWEELLDKLHKRGIKLIMDLVVNHTSDEHKWFVESRKSKDNPYRDYYIWRKGKENKEDGKEIEPNNWLSFFSGSAWKYDKTTDEYFMHLFTKKQPDLNWENENVRKEVYKMMTWWLDKGIDGFRMDVINLISKVDGLPDVPKVKGEKYSWGGDYFMNGPKVEEWFKEMNKEVLSKYDIMTVGECPGTTPQEGINFTAEENRELNMIFQFELMGIDSEIVKWNTKQFELKDIKRIIKKWQLVIEKGGWNSNYLMNHDQPRALSRFGDDKNYRKESAKMLATFTLTLPGTPYIYQGEEIGMVNVAFEKIDDYKDVETINYYNEMVFDKKENKEKIMKQIHQMSRDNSRTPMQWDDTENAGFTTGNSWIKLNPSYKEINVENDLKDENSIYNYYKKLIKIRKENKELIYGKYIEINVENEKVMSYILEKENSKILVVINFFGDNETLDLKGYEKELLISNYENSLEVELKPYEARIYKIK; this is encoded by the coding sequence ATGAAAGAAAAATGGTGGAAAGAGGGAGTGGTATACCAAATATATCCAAGAAGTTTTAAAGATAGTAATGGAGATGGAATAGGAGATTTAAGAGGGATAATTGAAAAAATAGATTATATAGAAAATTTAGGAGTAGATATAATTTGGTTAAATCCTGTATACAAATCGCCAAATGATGATAATGGATATGATATAAGCGATTATTATAATATAATGGATGAGTTTGGAACAATGGCAGATTGGGAAGAACTGTTAGATAAACTTCATAAAAGAGGAATAAAATTAATAATGGATTTAGTTGTAAATCATACATCAGATGAACATAAGTGGTTTGTGGAATCAAGAAAATCAAAAGATAATCCATATAGAGATTATTATATTTGGAGAAAAGGGAAAGAGAATAAAGAAGATGGAAAAGAGATAGAACCAAATAACTGGCTTTCATTTTTTAGTGGTTCAGCTTGGAAGTATGATAAAACAACAGATGAATATTTTATGCATCTATTTACAAAAAAGCAACCTGATTTGAATTGGGAAAATGAAAATGTTCGAAAAGAAGTTTATAAAATGATGACATGGTGGCTTGATAAAGGGATAGATGGATTTAGAATGGATGTTATAAATTTAATATCAAAAGTAGATGGGTTACCTGATGTTCCAAAAGTTAAAGGAGAAAAATATAGTTGGGGTGGAGATTATTTCATGAATGGTCCAAAAGTTGAAGAGTGGTTTAAGGAGATGAATAAAGAAGTTTTAAGCAAATATGATATAATGACTGTAGGAGAATGTCCGGGAACGACTCCGCAAGAAGGGATTAATTTTACAGCAGAAGAAAACAGAGAATTAAATATGATATTTCAATTTGAATTAATGGGAATTGATTCAGAAATTGTAAAATGGAATACAAAACAATTTGAATTAAAAGATATAAAAAGAATAATTAAAAAATGGCAATTAGTAATAGAAAAAGGTGGTTGGAATTCAAACTATTTAATGAATCATGACCAGCCAAGAGCATTATCAAGATTTGGAGATGATAAAAATTATAGAAAAGAATCTGCTAAAATGTTGGCTACTTTTACATTGACATTGCCAGGAACTCCTTATATTTATCAAGGAGAAGAGATTGGAATGGTAAATGTAGCATTTGAAAAAATAGATGACTATAAAGATGTAGAAACTATTAATTATTACAATGAAATGGTATTTGATAAAAAAGAAAATAAAGAAAAAATAATGAAACAAATTCATCAAATGAGTAGAGATAACAGCAGGACTCCAATGCAATGGGATGATACAGAAAATGCAGGATTTACAACAGGGAATTCTTGGATAAAGCTTAATCCTAGTTATAAAGAGATAAATGTAGAAAATGATTTGAAAGATGAAAATTCTATATATAATTATTATAAAAAATTGATAAAAATTAGAAAAGAAAATAAAGAATTAATTTATGGCAAATATATAGAAATTAATGTAGAAAATGAAAAAGTTATGAGTTATATATTAGAAAAAGAGAATAGTAAAATTTTAGTAGTAATAAATTTCTTTGGAGATAATGAAACTTTAGATTTAAAGGGATATGAAAAAGAGTTATTAATATCAAATTATGAAAATAGTTTAGAAGTAGAATTAAAGCCATATGAAGCAAGAATTTATAAAATAAAATAG
- a CDS encoding aldo/keto reductase → MLYKKLGKSDMNVSVLGYGAWALGEDGWGGINLDEAYKTINLAIKSGINFFDTAPIYGMGKSEERIGELLKEIRKDIYIATKCGLLWNENKEVRIDNSRDAIMYDIEKSLKRLKTDYIDLYQIHWPDNKTPLKESFTALNELKEQNIIRNIGVCNFSLEQLKEGLEYSEIVSLQNQYNLLQNSIEEKIMPFCEKNKISIIPYSPLAQGMLSGKIDENYQLKPGDIREHNPLFNNKDNFEKAIKKIKELPKPLSHTAIQYLIDKSSVGTVIFSVTKRNHLEENLKALKKYM, encoded by the coding sequence ATGTTATATAAAAAATTAGGGAAATCAGATATGAATGTTTCTGTTCTTGGATATGGAGCTTGGGCATTAGGAGAAGATGGCTGGGGCGGTATAAACTTAGATGAAGCATATAAAACAATAAATTTGGCAATAAAAAGTGGGATAAATTTTTTTGATACAGCACCAATTTATGGAATGGGAAAATCAGAAGAGAGAATTGGGGAACTATTAAAAGAGATAAGAAAAGATATTTATATTGCTACTAAATGTGGACTTTTATGGAATGAAAATAAAGAAGTTAGAATTGATAATTCAAGAGATGCTATAATGTATGATATTGAAAAAAGTTTAAAAAGATTAAAAACAGATTATATAGATTTATACCAGATTCATTGGCCAGATAATAAAACTCCTCTTAAAGAAAGTTTTACAGCATTAAATGAATTAAAAGAACAAAATATAATTAGAAATATTGGAGTTTGCAACTTTTCATTAGAACAATTAAAAGAAGGGTTGGAATATAGTGAGATAGTTTCACTACAAAATCAATATAATTTACTACAAAATAGTATTGAAGAAAAAATAATGCCTTTTTGTGAAAAAAATAAAATAAGTATTATTCCATATAGCCCATTGGCTCAAGGAATGTTATCAGGAAAAATAGATGAAAATTACCAATTAAAGCCTGGTGATATAAGAGAGCATAACCCATTGTTTAATAATAAAGATAATTTTGAAAAAGCTATAAAAAAAATAAAAGAGCTTCCAAAACCATTATCTCATACAGCAATACAATATTTAATAGATAAATCAAGCGTGGGAACAGTTATATTTAGCGTAACTAAAAGAAATCACTTAGAAGAAAATTTGAAAGCGTTAAAGAAATATATGTAA